The genomic region ATGGGCCGCGAGGTCGGGCTCACCGACGACGCGATCGAGGCCCTGCAGCGCGGTGAGGCCGCCGACGACCTGGACCGCGCCGTGCTGCGCGCGGTCGACGAACTGCGCACCTCGTCCACCGTCTCGGATGCGACGTGGGCGGCGCTGTCCGAACACCTCGAGGAACGTCAGCTGATGGACCTCGTCTTCACGATCGGCTGCTATGGCGCACTCGCCATGGCCATCAACGCTTTCGGTGTAGAACCCGACGCCGAAAACCACGCAGAGAGGTAAGTACCGTGGCATTTTTCCCGAAACCCGCTGAGGGGAGCTGGACCGAGCACTGGCCTGAACTCGGTACCGCCCCGGTCGATTACACCGACTCGATCGATCCCGAACAGTGGAAGCTCGAGCAGCAGGCGATCTTCCGCAAGTGCTGGCTCAACGTGGGACGCGTGGAGCGGCTGCCGAAGAAGGGCAGCTACTTCACCAAGGAGATGCCGTCGGCGGGCAAGGGTGTCTCGGTCATCATCGTCCGCGACACCGACGACGAGATCCGGGCGTTCTACAACATGTGCCGCCACCGCGGAAACAAGCTGGTGTGGAACGACTATCCCGGGAACGAGGTCTCGGGCACCTGCCGGCAGTTCACCTGCAAGTACCACGCGTGGCGTTACAGCCTCAAGGGCGATCTGACCTTCGTCCAGCAGGAGGACGAGTTCTTCGACCTCGACAAGAAGGACTACGGCCTGGTGCCGGTGCGCTGCGAGGTGTGGGAAGGGTTCATCTTCATCAACTTCGACAACGACGCCGAGCCGCTGACCGACTATCTCGGTGACTTCGCCAAGGGCCTCGAGGGTTATCCGTTCCACGAGATGACCGAGACGTATTCCTATCGCGCCGAGATCAATTCGAACTGGAAGCTGTTCATCGACGCGTTCGTCGAGTTCTACCACGCGCCGGTGCTGCACCAGAAGCAGGCCGTCAAGGAGGAGGCCGAGAAGCTGGCCAAGTTCGGCTACGAGGCGCTGCACTACGACATCAAGGGCCAGCACTCGATGATCTCGTCCTGGGGCGGCATGAGCCCGCCGAAGGACCTGAACATGGTCAAGCCGATCGAGCGGGTGCTGCACAGCGGTCTGTTCGGCCCGTGGGACCGGCCCAAGATCAAGGGCATCATGCCCGACGAGCTGCCGCCGGCGATCAACCCGTCCCGTCACCACGCGTGGGGCCAGGACAGCTTCGAGTTCTTCCCGAACTTCACGCTGCTGATCTGGGCGCCGGGCTGGTACCTGACCTACCACTACTGGCCCACCGACGTGAACAAGCACATCTTCGAGTGCACGCTGTACTTCGTGCCGGCCACCAACACCCGGGAGCGGCTCGCGCACGAGCTCGCGGCGGTGACGTTCAAGGAGTACGCGTTCCAGGACGCCAACACCCTGGAGGCCACCCAGACGCAGATCGAGACCGGTGTGGTCAAGGAGTTCCCGCTGTGCGACCAGGAGATCCTGCTGCGTCACCTGCACAAGACGGCGTGGGACTACGTCAACCGGTACAAGAAGGAGAAGGGACTCGACGGCGCCGCCACCAACGGACAGGCCGCCTCGACCACGACCCAGAAGGATGCGATCAATGCCTAAGCTGCCACCCGAATTCGCCGATCTGGAGCGGTTCTCCGACTGGTGCCTGCCCACCGAGGCGGAGCGCTACGAGAAGCGGCTCAACTCGACGATGGAGGAGATGCAGGAGTTCTACGACGCCGCGTTCCCCCGTCTCGAGGCGGTGATGGAGTACTGCGACTCCCGGTTCCCGCTCGACGGGATGCCCGAGGACGCAAAGGCTCTCATCCACATGATGCAGTCGCTGGTGAACGTGTCGTTCCCGATCGAGGTGTGGAAGCAGCCGCGTGTCATCGACAGCGGCGCGGCCTACATCGAGTGCGTCAGTGAGCCGGTGGTCTAGGGGTGCTGACCCTCAAAGCCGCGGGTCTGCTTGACGTCGAGGCCGGCGAGATCGTCCGCCCGGGCATCGTCCGGGTCGACGACGACCGCATCGTCGGCGTCGGTGGCGCCCCCGAGGGCGAGGTGATCGACCTCGGGGACGCCATCCTGCTGCCGGGCCTGATGGACATGGAGGTCAACCTGCTCATGGGCGGCCGGGGCGAGAACCCCGGCCTGTCCCAGGTGCAGGACGACCCGGCGATCCGGGTGCTGCGCGCGGTCGGCAACGCCCGCCGCACGCTGCGGGCCGGGTTCACCACCGTGCGCAACCTCGGACTGTTCGTCAAGACCGGTGGCTATCTGCTCGACGTCGCCCTCGGCAGGGCGATCGACGCGGGCTGGATCGACGGCCCGCGGATCGTGCCCGCCGGCCACGCGATCACGCCGACCGGTGGACACCTGGACCCGACGATGTTCGCCGCGTTCATGCCGGGTGCGCTGGAGTTGACGGTCGAGGAGGGTATCGCCAACGGGGTCGACGAGATCCGCAAGGCGGTGCGCTACCAGATCAAGCACGGCGCACAGGTGATCAAGGTGTGCTGCTCGGGGGGTGTCATGTCGCTCACCGGAGAGGCCGGCGCACAGCACTACTCGGACGAGGAGCTGCGCGCGATCGTCGACGAGGCGCACCGGCGCGGGCTCAAGGTCGCCGCGCACACGCACGGCGCGGAGGCGGTCAAACACGCCGTCGCGTGCGGCATCGACTGCATCGAGCACGGGTTCCTGATGGACGACGAGGCGATCCAGCTGATGGTCGAGAACGACCGGTGGCTGGTCAGCACCCGACGGCTGGCCGAGGCGATGGACGTCTCCAAGGCACCGAAAGCGCTGCAGGACAAGGCCGCCGAGATGTTCCCGAAGGCGCGCACCTCGATCAAGGCGGCATACGAGGCCGGCGTCAAGATCGCCGTCGGCACCGACGCCCCGGCGATTCCGCACGGCCGCAACGCCGACGAGCTGGTCACGCTGGTCGAGTGGGGCCTGCCGCCGGCGGCGGTGCTGCGCGCGGCCACCGTCGCGGCCGCCGAACTGATCGACCGGCCGGATCTGGGCCGGCTCGCCGAGGGCTGCCTCGCCGACATCATCGCCGTGCCCGGTGATCCGCTGACCGATATCAGCGTTACAAAGAATGTCAATTTCGTAATGAAGGGCGGTAAGGTCTTCCGACATGAGTGACTCGAACCCACAGCGGATCGCGGACCTGGTCGAGATCCAGCAGCTGCTCGCCAAGTACGCCGTCACCATCACCCAGGGCGACATCGACGGTCTCATCTCGGTGTTCACCCCCGACGGCACGTACAGCGCGTTCGGGTCGACCTACTCGCTGTCGCGGTTTCCGGAGCTCGTCGCCGCCGCCCCCAAGGGCCTGTTCATGACGGGCACCTCGCTGGTGCACCTGGATCCCGAGGATCCGGACAAGGCCACCGGCACGCAGCCGCTGTGCTTCATCGAGCACTCCAAGCACGACATGCGCATCGGCTATTACAACGACACGTACGTGCGCACCGAGGACGGCTGGCGGCTCAAGACCCGCAAGATGACCTTCATCCGGCGCAGCGGCGAGCACGACTCCGGCCGGCCGCACGCGATCGGACGGCCCGAGGCCGACGTCCCGGCCGACGCGCGATGACCGACCTCTACGATCCCGCGACGTTCCGTACCGCGCTGCGCGAGTGGCTCGACGAGAACGACCTGACTCCGCCGCCGGGCGAGCAGACCATGGACGCGCATCAGGCCCAGCACCTGCGGGTGCTCAAGGCGCTCTATGACGCGGACTGGATGCGCTACGGCTGGCCGGAACGCGCAGGCGGGCTGGGCGGTCCGGACATCCTGCGCGCCATCGTCGGCGAGGAGGTGGTCGGCCGCGGGCTCGATCATCCGGGACCGTACTCGATGCTCGAGGTGCTGACCCCCACCATGATCGACTACGCCCGGCCGGAGTTGGCCGCCGAGATGGTGCCGCGCCTGCTGTCGGGTCAGGAGTCGTGGTGCCAGGGCTTCTCCGAACCCGGCTCGGGCAGCGACCTGGCGTCGTTGACGACGCGGGCCGTGCAGGACGGCGACACCTGGATCGTCAACGGGCAGAAGGTGTGGACCAGCTTCGCCCAGTACGCCACCCGCTGCATCCTGCTGACCCGCACCGGCGGGCCGGAGGTGCCCAACCACCAGGCGATCACCGCGTTCTTCGTCGACCTCGACTCCCCCGGCGTCACCGTGCGGCCGCTGCGCACCATGCACGACGTCGA from Mycolicibacterium phlei harbors:
- a CDS encoding carboxymuconolactone decarboxylase family protein; the encoded protein is MRVPPLPADEWDEEVYDALSSMSPERRNPQDAGNLLATLVRHPKLTRAFLRFNFHLLYGSTLPARLRELAVLRVAHLAGCEYEWRHHVPMGREVGLTDDAIEALQRGEAADDLDRAVLRAVDELRTSSTVSDATWAALSEHLEERQLMDLVFTIGCYGALAMAINAFGVEPDAENHAER
- a CDS encoding aromatic ring-hydroxylating oxygenase subunit alpha: MAFFPKPAEGSWTEHWPELGTAPVDYTDSIDPEQWKLEQQAIFRKCWLNVGRVERLPKKGSYFTKEMPSAGKGVSVIIVRDTDDEIRAFYNMCRHRGNKLVWNDYPGNEVSGTCRQFTCKYHAWRYSLKGDLTFVQQEDEFFDLDKKDYGLVPVRCEVWEGFIFINFDNDAEPLTDYLGDFAKGLEGYPFHEMTETYSYRAEINSNWKLFIDAFVEFYHAPVLHQKQAVKEEAEKLAKFGYEALHYDIKGQHSMISSWGGMSPPKDLNMVKPIERVLHSGLFGPWDRPKIKGIMPDELPPAINPSRHHAWGQDSFEFFPNFTLLIWAPGWYLTYHYWPTDVNKHIFECTLYFVPATNTRERLAHELAAVTFKEYAFQDANTLEATQTQIETGVVKEFPLCDQEILLRHLHKTAWDYVNRYKKEKGLDGAATNGQAASTTTQKDAINA
- a CDS encoding metal-dependent hydrolase family protein codes for the protein MLTLKAAGLLDVEAGEIVRPGIVRVDDDRIVGVGGAPEGEVIDLGDAILLPGLMDMEVNLLMGGRGENPGLSQVQDDPAIRVLRAVGNARRTLRAGFTTVRNLGLFVKTGGYLLDVALGRAIDAGWIDGPRIVPAGHAITPTGGHLDPTMFAAFMPGALELTVEEGIANGVDEIRKAVRYQIKHGAQVIKVCCSGGVMSLTGEAGAQHYSDEELRAIVDEAHRRGLKVAAHTHGAEAVKHAVACGIDCIEHGFLMDDEAIQLMVENDRWLVSTRRLAEAMDVSKAPKALQDKAAEMFPKARTSIKAAYEAGVKIAVGTDAPAIPHGRNADELVTLVEWGLPPAAVLRAATVAAAELIDRPDLGRLAEGCLADIIAVPGDPLTDISVTKNVNFVMKGGKVFRHE
- a CDS encoding nuclear transport factor 2 family protein, with the protein product MSDSNPQRIADLVEIQQLLAKYAVTITQGDIDGLISVFTPDGTYSAFGSTYSLSRFPELVAAAPKGLFMTGTSLVHLDPEDPDKATGTQPLCFIEHSKHDMRIGYYNDTYVRTEDGWRLKTRKMTFIRRSGEHDSGRPHAIGRPEADVPADAR
- a CDS encoding acyl-CoA dehydrogenase family protein — protein: MTDLYDPATFRTALREWLDENDLTPPPGEQTMDAHQAQHLRVLKALYDADWMRYGWPERAGGLGGPDILRAIVGEEVVGRGLDHPGPYSMLEVLTPTMIDYARPELAAEMVPRLLSGQESWCQGFSEPGSGSDLASLTTRAVQDGDTWIVNGQKVWTSFAQYATRCILLTRTGGPEVPNHQAITAFFVDLDSPGVTVRPLRTMHDVDEFCEVYFDDVAVPADRMLGNVGDGWKLAMDLLPYERSTCFWQRIAYLYARFDDLVVEVKGLGTASDSDLGEVYLALHTLRCRSRATQHRLAAGHKLGADTSIDKVLLASAEQQLFDTVRDLLPGRIELSDDPWRPAYLYSRAATIYGGTAEVQRNIIARRLLDLGKE